From a region of the Castanea sativa cultivar Marrone di Chiusa Pesio chromosome 10, ASM4071231v1 genome:
- the LOC142611942 gene encoding uncharacterized protein LOC142611942: MSSTRSGLHRRPSSVSSNSLLKSIKEPPQNFFSSKDEFLRLVAVLAIASSVAVCCNVFFTLIDRQPKPFCDSHNSHSPDSISDFYEPCPSNGECNQGKLECVRGYRKHGKLCVEDGDINETAKKLLKWIEIHLCEAQAHFLCNGLGSVWVCHLCNPLNFITIGSILLLHMYVSECNILEFCCVREDDIWKELDGHDLAKNVGLDDGTFLYTKQRAMDAVNRLLETRTDPHGIKELKCPDLLAEHYKPVACRIRQWLSEYALIVFPVSTLLIGCTVLFWKVRQRRYISSRVEELYHQVCEILEDNALLSKRENGECEPWVVASRLRDHLLLPRERKNRVLWKKVEELVQEDSRVDRHPKLVKGESKVVWEWQVEGSLSSSKVRKKVEANRLKSTEGIDINSDHLHHTLKAEPKALIF, translated from the exons ATGTCTTCCACTCGTAGTGGTCTTCATCGTCGTCCTTCTTCTGTATCATCAAATTCATTGCTGAAGTCTATAAAGGAACCCCCACAGAACTTCTTTTCCTCTAAGGACGAGTTCCTGAGACTCGTGGCGGTGCTCGCCATCGCTTCCTCTGTCGCCGTTTGTTGCAACGTCTTCTTCACTCTCATCGACCGCCAACCAAAGCCCTTCTGTGATTCCCACAACTCTCACTCCCCAGATTCTATCTCCG ATTTCTATGAGCCTTGTCCGAGTAATGGAGAATGTAACCAAGGCAAGTTGGAATGTGTTCGTGGTTATAGAAAGCATGGGAAGTTGTGTGTAGAAGATGGAGATATTAATGAAACAGCTAAGAAACTT TTGAAGTGGATAGAAATTCATCTTTGTGAAGCACAAGCTCATTTTTTATGCAATGGACTTGGGTCAGTTTGGGTCTGTCACCTTTGCAACCCTCTTAACTTCATTACAATTGGTTCTATACTATTGTTACATATGTATGTCAGTGAATGCAACATTCTTGAGTTTTGTTGC GTCAGAGAGGATGATATATGGAAGGAGTTAGATGGACATGATTTGGCGAAAAATGTTGGCTTGGACGATGGTACCTTTTTGTATACAAAACAAAGGGCAATGGATGCTGTTAATAGATTATTGGAGACAAGGACAGATCCTCATGg GATCAAAGAGTTGAAGTGTCCTGACTTGTTAGCAGAGCATTACAAGCCAGTTGCCTGTCGTATCCGTCAGTGGCTCTCTGAGTATGCTCTTATAGTTTTCCCAGTTTCCACACTG CTTATTGGATGCACAGTGTTATTCTGGAAAGTTCGTCAGAGACGATATATATCAAGCAGAGTCGAAGAACTTTATCACCAG GTTTGTGAAATACTCGAAGATAATGCGTTGTTgtcaaagagagaaaatggggAGTGTGAACCTTGGGTTGTTGCTTCTAGGTTAAGAGATCATCTTCTTCTGCCAAGAGAGAGGAAAAACCGTGTGTTATGGAAAAAG GTAGAAGAACTGGTTCAAGAAGATTCCCGAGTAGATCGTCATCCAAAGCTGGTGAAGGGCGAGTCAAAAGTAGTATGGGAATGGCAAG TTGAAGGCTCTTTGAGCTCTTCAaaggtgagaaaaaaagtagagGCAAACAGATTGAAGTCCACTGAAGGCATCGACATAAATTCTGATCACTTACACCACACATTGAAGGCTG AGCCCAAGGCATTGATTTTTTGA
- the LOC142613987 gene encoding vacuolar protein sorting-associated protein 55 homolog, with protein sequence MADIPGYVRACFQSGKLAFLAILVSGGIVLQILACALYDNWWPMLNVLMYVLLPMPLLFFAGSDSSSVLSESESPWVNATKFLTGASAVGSIAIPAILKHAGVICWGALVMELSSFFVLVFSIMCYIKAGGDNDYNVL encoded by the exons ATGGCAGACATACCAGGTTATGTGCGTGCCTGCTTCCAATCCGGCAAACTTGCTTTCTTGGCAATTTTGGTCTCTGGAGGGATTGTACTGCAAATATTG GCATGTGCTTTGTACGACAATTGGTGGCCCATGCTAAATG TATTGATGTATGTGCTCCTTCCCATGCCTTTGCTGTTTTTTGCGGGATCTGATAGTTCTTCTGTATTGTCTGAATCTGAGAGCCC CTGGGTGAATGCGACTAAGTTCTTGACTGGAGCTTCAGCTGTTGGAAGCATTGCCATACCAGCTATATTAAAGCATGCCGGTGTTATTTGTTGGGGAGCCCTAGTAATGGAGCTCTCATCCTTTTTCGTACTTGTATTTTCCATAATGTGCTACATTAAGGCGGGTGGTGACAATGATTACAATGTGCTCTGA